The sequence below is a genomic window from Ensifer adhaerens.
CATTCTTCGACACCAGAACCGGGATGTGATCCGGAACCAGCGACGAAAGCGCCTCATCACAGATGATCGCGGAGGCCTTGCTGGTCTCCAACTCACCCCTGTTCTTGCGCGACAGCATGTAACAGACATCACCTTCGACCGCGCGGTAAACGGGCGCGACCGAGCGGATCAGGATATCGGCATACTCAGACTTGTTGAGCGAAGCGCCCAGGCGCTCCGCGAGCTTTCCCAGCGCCACACCTTCGTGACGCGGGAAAAACATATCTCTTTCCATAGGCCAAGCCCCAGAACGGATAAACGTGTTTCGTGTTCCGGACAGGCTTTATCAGAAATTCGTCTGGATGCCGAACTTGATTCTTTCGACCTGGTCGAAAGACTGCTTCTTGACCGGGATTGCATAGTCCACACGCAACGGACCAAAGGGCGATGCCCAGATCACGCTGGCGCCGACCGAAGCACGCCACGACTGGCTGACGCCGACAGCGGTCTGCCCCAGCAGGTCGACCGAGTTGCCGAACAGCGTCGCCGCATCCGCAAACACGGCACCGCGAAGACCGTAATCCTCCGGAATGCCAGGCATCGGGAACGTGGCTTCAGCAGACGCGGTGAAGTAATTCAGACCACCCAGAACGTCTCCGTTCGACATGCGCGGACCGATACCGGTCGAAGAGAAGCCACGGATTTCGTTCGAGCCGATCTTGAACTGGTCAAACACCAGCGCGCCGCCCTTGAGCGAACGCATGACGCCGCCACCCACGCTCAACGAACCGATGATGTCGGCTTCGTCGGAAAGCGTATGGTAATAACGAACCTTGCCGCTCAGCTTGTAGTAGCGGGAATCGCCGCCAAGACCGGCAATTTCCTGCGTGATATTGCCGATGAAGCCATCGTGCGGAAGCTTCTGATCGTCCAGCGAATTGTAGGACAGCGTCGTGGCGATCGAGGAACGATACCACGGGCTGTTCGCCACAACGTTCTGGTACGGCGCAGAAAGCGCAGCTGTGTTGCTGCTGTTGTATTTAATCTTTGCGAAGGCGTAGGTCGCAGACGCAGTCAGCTCATCCGTAATCGGGGCAGACATGCGAAGGTTGAAGCCCTCGGTATCGAATGTGTAGTTGGACTGGCTCGAGTCGGTCGTCTTGTAGATATCGAAGCCCGCAGCAAGACGGTAGCCAAGGAAGTAAGGCTCCGTGAAGGACAGCGAATAGTTGCGCGTCTTCAAGCCGCCGCTGGCCGCAACACGGATGTACTGGCCACGACCGAGGAAGTTCTTGTCTTCAATGGAAGCCTCGAGAACGAAGCCCTCGCCACCCGTCACATAACCGGCGCCGATACCAAAGGATGCGGACGGCTGGTCCTGCACGTCAACGATGATGACGACACGGTCCGGCGAGCTACCCGGTGCCGTCGAGATGTTGACCGACGAGAAGTAACCGAGCTTTTCGAGACGACGCTTCGCCTCCAGGATGGCCTCCTGGTTGAAGGCATCGCCTTCCGCGATATCGAATTCGCGGCGAATGACGTAGTCGCGCGTAATCGTGTTGCCGCGGATTTCGATACGCTCGACATAGGCGCGTTCGCCCTGGTCAACCAGGTAGTCCACAGAAATGGTGTTGCCGCCAACTTCGCGGTTACCACGCGGCGTCACACGCGCAAACGGATAGCCTGCCGAGGAAACGCGTCGAGAGATCGCCGAAACCGACTTCTCGATGTCGCGAGCCTTGTAGATATCGCCAGGCCGGCTGACGATCAAAGACTTCAGGTCATCGCCGTTGATGCCCGGAACCGTGGACTGAACGTTCACGTTGCCGATCTTGTACTGCTCGCCTTCGTCAACAGTGATGGTGATCGTGTACTCGTTCGTCTGCTCGTTCAGCTGGACGTCGTCGGACACGATGCGGAAGTCAGCATAGCCGTGGTTATAATAAAACTGACGAAGAGCGTCTTCGTCGGCCTTCATCTTCTGCGGATCATAGATGTCCTGACGGGTAATGAAGGACAGAATGCCCGATTCCTTCGTCGCAAGAACACTGTGGAGACGCGTGTCACCAAAAGCGTGATTACCGACGAAATTGATATGGGCAATTTTCGTGCGCTCGCCTTCGTTGATATCGAAGGCAAGGTTCACGCGGCCATTGCCGACATTGTATGTCTGCGTCGTGACAGTCACATCAGAGCGACCGATTGCGGCATAGGCCTTCTTGATTGCCTGGATGTCGGAGTCGATCATCGCCTGGCTGTAAGGACCGAGCGGGCGAGACTGGACGACGCCAGCAAGCTTCTCATCCTTGATCTTCTTGTTGCCGTTGAACACGACAGCGTTGAGGAGCTGGTTTTCGTTGACATTCACAACAAGCGTCCCACCGGACACATTGATGCGAACATCCGAGAAGAAGCCGGTCGAATAAAGACGCTTTACCGAAGCGTCGATATCGGACGGGCTGAAATCCTTGCCAGGCTGGATCGTCAAATTATCTTTGACTGTATCAGCACCGACGCGGTTTGCCCCACGAACCTCGATACGGCGGATGACCGCTGCTGCTGCTTCATCAGGCAGCGATACGACGACGCCTGCACTCGCAACGCCGGCAGACAACGCAACTGCCGATACAGCGTTCAAAAATCTTGAACCAGCCTTCATTTCAAACTTTACCTTTTTACCTTGGCCGTAGACAGCCCAAAGAACGACTCCGGTCATGCTTGCCGTTTTAACGGCTTTTCCCATACAAGCAAGGCCGGAGGTTAAATTCTGTTTACTTCAATTCAAAGCGTGGCTCAATCGACACGCCTCGCTTCAAACAGGGTAAACAAACCATTTCCAAAACAAAATCAGCTTATAAGCCGGGCGATGTCATTCCAGGTTGCGAACACCATCAGGGAAAGGACCATGGCGAGCCCTATGCGGAACGCGATCTCCTGCGCTGCTGGTCCCACTGGCCGTCCCCTTACGGCCTCGATTGCATAGAACAGAAGATGACCACCATCAAGTACGGGAACCGGCATCAGGTTCAGAAGTCCGATGGAAACGGAGAGAACCGCTGCAAGCTGTAGAAGAGCCGCAATTCCGAGCGACGCCATCTCGCCGGAGGCCTGGGCGATGCGGATCGGACCGCCCAGCTGATCCGCCTTCATCCGGCCGGCAATCATGTTGACGATATAGTCATAGGTGCCCGTGACGACATGCCAGCTCTGCAAGGCGCCCTCACCCACGGCCTGGATCGGGTTCAGGCGCTCGACCCGGAAATTTCCCGACTGCGCATTGCTCATGACGCCGATGATGCCGACTTCGATCTTGTTTCCGAAATTGTCCGGAATTTCCGTCGCGACAGGCGTTACGAAAAGATCGACCGTCTGGCCCGCGCGCTCGACCTTTGCGTCGATCCGCATCCCCGGGCGCATGCTGACATAGCGTTGCAGGTCGCTAAAGGTTGCAACGGAATTGCCGTCCACCGAGACGATGCGGTCACCCGGTTTGAACCCGGCCTGCTCGGCAGCACTTCCAGGCTTGACTTCCGATACGATCGGATCGCTCACCGGCTTCCCGTAGATCGAGAAAATCACGGCAAAAATCGCAATCGCGAGGATGAAATTGGCAATGGGGCCGGCAGCGACCGTCACGGCCCGCTTCCACAGCTTGGCGCCCGTAAAGGTCTTGGCGCGCTCAAGGTCGCTCAGCTTTTCGAGCGCTTGAAAGTCAGGCCAGCTGGAGGCGTCATCGTCGCCATAGAAGCGGACATAGCCCCCCAGGGGGATGATGGAGAGCTTCCAGCGCGTGCCGTGACGGTCGGTCCAACCAACCAGTTCGGGCCCAAAGCCGATGGAGAAGGCCAGAATTCGGATTCCCGACCAGCGGCCCGCCAGATAATGGCCCATTTCATGCACGAACACGAGCAGTGAAAGAACGAGGATGAAGGGGACAATGTAGCCGCCCATAAATCCGGCCACCGTTTCAACCGCGTTCATCGGTATTCCTCCAGATCGAAAGGGTCGCCCCGTGGCGTCCTTCGTGCATCATTGCGAGATCGCGCCCAATATAAAGGCTCCGACCCCGTGATTCCAAGATGAAAGCAGCATTTTCAGGATGAAGGCGCCGGAACAGGCGAAGACGAGCCCGTCGATCCGGTCCATCACGCCCCCATGGCCAGGAATGAGATGACTCGAGTCCTTGACCTTGTAGCGGCGCTTCATGAAGGATTCGAACAGATCACCGATCTGGCTGAAGACTGAAAGAACGAGTGCAAGGCCGACAATCCAGGCCGATACGCTCTTCATATAGCACAGCACGACCAGCGAACCGAAAACGACAGCCGCGACCGCACCACCAATAGCACCGGACCAGGTCTTCCCGGGCGATATCGAAGGAGCCAACTTCTTCCCGCCTATGGCTCGGCCGGTGAAATAGGCCGCGATGTCAGTGCCCCAGACGACGGCGAAGATGAAAATCATGGCGATGAAGCCCATGAAGTCATCGCCACGGATTTCCGCAAGCGAGATCCCCGTGAGCCCCGCATAGACAATTCCTGCCGGATTCCAGCGGTTTTTCGCGCGGAATAATGCATAGACGAAAACAAGCGCCACCGCGGACCAGAGATATTCGTTCCATCCGTCCATGCCCTGCTCGGCAAGGATGTCAGCGCCGATGAGCGCCATGGCCACCCAGCCAACCCAGTAGGCCTCCGGGTCCTTGGCGGGAGCATCCGTAATCCGCGTCCATTCGTAATAGACGAGCGCCGCGATGATCACGGCCAGAACGGCAAAGTAGACACCACCTATCCAGGTGGCGCCGAGAACAATGATGGCGAGAACAATGGCGGAAAGAATTCGAAGCCTCAACTCCTCGCTCATGGAACGCCGACGGCTTTCTCCGCGCTTTCGACCCCGCCAAATCGGCGATTGCGAGCGGCAAACGTGTCGAGTGCCTTGCGGAAGACGTTTCTGTCGAAGTCGGGCCATAACTCGGGGACGAAGACGAGTTCGCTATAGGCAGCCTGCCAGAGAAGAAAATTGGACAGCCGCTCTTCCCCGCTCGTTCGTATGATGAGGTCGGGATCGGGAATACCGGCCGTATCCAGCCGATCATTGACCATCTCGGCGCAAATATCTTCCGGATCGATCTTCCCGGCCGCAACATCCTGCGCGATCCGTCGGCAGGCCCGGGCGATCTCGTCGCGTGCACCGTAATTGAAGGCGATGATCAGGACGAGACCCGTGTTCGCCTTGGTCGTCTCCTCGGCCTCGAGGAGCAATTGCAAAATATCTCCAGAAAGCCGCTCGCGTTCGCCGATGACACGGATGCGGACGTCGGCGGAATGGAGTTCGGCGAGGTCGCGCTTGATGAAAAGCTTCAACAGGCCCATCAGGTCGCTGACCTCATCGGCAGGCCGGCGCCAGTTCTCCGACGAGAAGGCGTAAAGGGTCAGGTAGGATATGCCGAAATGGCGAGCGGATTTTACCGCTTCACGCACGGCTTCCACCCCCTTGCGGTGACCGAAACCGCGAGGCATGCCTCTCGACTTGGCCCAACGGCCGTTGCCATCCATGATGATGGCGACATGCCTGGGAACCCCTGCCTGCCCCGCGTTTTCCATCGCCCCGTCCAAATTCGAGCGCCCCCAAAGATCCAAGGAACCCTTAGACCTGCATGATTTCCTTTTCCTTCTCGGCCAATGCCTTGTCGATCTCGACGATCGTCTCGTCGGTCATCTTCTGGATCTTGTCGGAAAGAACGCGGCTTTCGTCCTGGCCGATATCGCCATCCTTCTCAGCCTTCTTCACTGCTTCCATGCCATCGCGGCGTACATGACGTGCGGCGACCTTGCCCTTTTCGGCATATTCATGCGCGAGCTTGACGAGCGACTTGCGGCGCTCCTCGTTCAGCTCGGGAAGCGGAATGCGCAGGTTCTGGCCATCGACGATCGGGTTGAGGCCGAGGTTGGATTCGCGAATGCCGCGGTCGACAGCGCCGACCATCTGCTTGTCCCAGATCGAAACACCGAGCATGCGCGGTTCGGGCACGGTGATATTGGCAACCTGGTTCAGCGGCACGCGCGAGCCGTAGGCTTCCACCATCACCGTGTCGAGAAGGTTTGCGGATGCGCGGCCGGTCCGAAGCGACGCAATATCGCTCTTGAACGCCGTTACCGCGCCATCCATCCTGCGCTTGATATCGTTGAGATCGGCACCGCCTGCCATGGTCTTCACTCCATATTCTATCTGCACGGTGTCTCGATAGGAATCGAGCCCGCGTCTGTCAATTGTCCGTTACGATGGTCCCGCGACCGCCGCCGGTCAAGATTGCCGGGAAGCCGCCACGCTCGTGGATCGAGAAAACGACGATCGGAATCGAGTTTTCCCGCGCCAATGCAACTGCCGCGACGTCCATGACTGCCAGTCCCCTATCGAGGACTTCCTTATGCGTCAACCGGTCGAAGCGGGTCGCATCGGGAACCTTTTTGGGATCGGCGGAATAGATTCCGTCGACCTGGGTTCCCTTGAAAAGCGCCTGCGCGCCGATCTCGGCCGCGCGAAGCGCCGCCGCGGAATCGGTGGTGAAATAGGGATTGCCCGTACCGCCGGCGAAGATCACCACGCGGCCGAGCGACAGATGGTAGACCGCTGCGCGCTGCGAAAAGCTTTCGCAGATTTCCGGCATGGCAATAGCCGAAAGAACCACCGTGTCGATGTCCAGCTTACGCAGCGACGTTGCGAGCGCCAGCGCGTTGATCACCGTGCCGAGCATGCCCATGTGGTCACCCGTCACCCGGTCGCCGCCCTTGGAGGCTACGGCGACGCCGCGGAAGATGTTCCCACCGCCGACCACGACACCAACCTCCACGCCCATCTTGCGGGCATCTGCGATGTCGGCGGCGATCCGGTCAGCGACATTCACATCGATCCCGAAACCCTGTTCGCCCATCAGGGCTTCACCGGAGGCTTTGAGAAGTACGCGCTTGTAGAGGGGTGAGGACGACATGAACGCTCCGGGAGGTCTGTTGGGCGGGCGGCCAGCCAGCGCGGCGATAGCCACAGCCTGCAGATGACCTATCGCCGCATACACGAAGGGCACCGCGTTGTCACGCGATGCCCTTCAGTTTTCCCTAACGGACTTGGATCAGCCCTTGGCGACGGCGGCCACTTCGGCAGCGAAGTCGGAGGCTTCCTTTTCGATGCCTTCGCCGAGCAGCAGGCGAGCCATGCCGACAACTTCGATGGCGGCGCCGGCTTCCTTTTCAGCTTCCTTGACGGCAGCACCGACAGTCAGGTCGGGGTTGACGACGAAGGCCTGCGAAAGAAGGGCAACTTCTTCGAAGAACTTGCGCATGCGGCCGTCAACCATCTTTTCGATGATCGAGTCCGGCTTGCCCGACGCGCGGGCCTGCTCGATGAAGATCGCGCGTTCGCGGTCGGCAGCAGCCTGGTCGACTTCTTCGGCGCGGATGGCGAGCGGGTTCGTTGCAGCAATGTGCATGGCAACCTGACGGCCGATCGAGGTCAGGACGGCCTTGTCGCCGACCGACTTCAGGGCGACGAGAACGCCGAGCTTGCC
It includes:
- a CDS encoding ribosome recycling factor, translated to MAGGADLNDIKRRMDGAVTAFKSDIASLRTGRASANLLDTVMVEAYGSRVPLNQVANITVPEPRMLGVSIWDKQMVGAVDRGIRESNLGLNPIVDGQNLRIPLPELNEERRKSLVKLAHEYAEKGKVAARHVRRDGMEAVKKAEKDGDIGQDESRVLSDKIQKMTDETIVEIDKALAEKEKEIMQV
- a CDS encoding uridylate kinase, translating into MSSSPLYKRVLLKASGEALMGEQGFGIDVNVADRIAADIADARKMGVEVGVVVGGGNIFRGVAVASKGGDRVTGDHMGMLGTVINALALATSLRKLDIDTVVLSAIAMPEICESFSQRAAVYHLSLGRVVIFAGGTGNPYFTTDSAAALRAAEIGAQALFKGTQVDGIYSADPKKVPDATRFDRLTHKEVLDRGLAVMDVAAVALARENSIPIVVFSIHERGGFPAILTGGGRGTIVTDN
- a CDS encoding undecaprenyl diphosphate synthase, which gives rise to MENAGQAGVPRHVAIIMDGNGRWAKSRGMPRGFGHRKGVEAVREAVKSARHFGISYLTLYAFSSENWRRPADEVSDLMGLLKLFIKRDLAELHSADVRIRVIGERERLSGDILQLLLEAEETTKANTGLVLIIAFNYGARDEIARACRRIAQDVAAGKIDPEDICAEMVNDRLDTAGIPDPDLIIRTSGEERLSNFLLWQAAYSELVFVPELWPDFDRNVFRKALDTFAARNRRFGGVESAEKAVGVP
- a CDS encoding Beta-barrel assembly machine subunit BamA yields the protein MKAGSRFLNAVSAVALSAGVASAGVVVSLPDEAAAAVIRRIEVRGANRVGADTVKDNLTIQPGKDFSPSDIDASVKRLYSTGFFSDVRINVSGGTLVVNVNENQLLNAVVFNGNKKIKDEKLAGVVQSRPLGPYSQAMIDSDIQAIKKAYAAIGRSDVTVTTQTYNVGNGRVNLAFDINEGERTKIAHINFVGNHAFGDTRLHSVLATKESGILSFITRQDIYDPQKMKADEDALRQFYYNHGYADFRIVSDDVQLNEQTNEYTITITVDEGEQYKIGNVNVQSTVPGINGDDLKSLIVSRPGDIYKARDIEKSVSAISRRVSSAGYPFARVTPRGNREVGGNTISVDYLVDQGERAYVERIEIRGNTITRDYVIRREFDIAEGDAFNQEAILEAKRRLEKLGYFSSVNISTAPGSSPDRVVIIVDVQDQPSASFGIGAGYVTGGEGFVLEASIEDKNFLGRGQYIRVAASGGLKTRNYSLSFTEPYFLGYRLAAGFDIYKTTDSSQSNYTFDTEGFNLRMSAPITDELTASATYAFAKIKYNSSNTAALSAPYQNVVANSPWYRSSIATTLSYNSLDDQKLPHDGFIGNITQEIAGLGGDSRYYKLSGKVRYYHTLSDEADIIGSLSVGGGVMRSLKGGALVFDQFKIGSNEIRGFSSTGIGPRMSNGDVLGGLNYFTASAEATFPMPGIPEDYGLRGAVFADAATLFGNSVDLLGQTAVGVSQSWRASVGASVIWASPFGPLRVDYAIPVKKQSFDQVERIKFGIQTNF
- a CDS encoding regulator of sigma E protease, giving the protein MNAVETVAGFMGGYIVPFILVLSLLVFVHEMGHYLAGRWSGIRILAFSIGFGPELVGWTDRHGTRWKLSIIPLGGYVRFYGDDDASSWPDFQALEKLSDLERAKTFTGAKLWKRAVTVAAGPIANFILAIAIFAVIFSIYGKPVSDPIVSEVKPGSAAEQAGFKPGDRIVSVDGNSVATFSDLQRYVSMRPGMRIDAKVERAGQTVDLFVTPVATEIPDNFGNKIEVGIIGVMSNAQSGNFRVERLNPIQAVGEGALQSWHVVTGTYDYIVNMIAGRMKADQLGGPIRIAQASGEMASLGIAALLQLAAVLSVSIGLLNLMPVPVLDGGHLLFYAIEAVRGRPVGPAAQEIAFRIGLAMVLSLMVFATWNDIARLIS
- a CDS encoding phosphatidate cytidylyltransferase, yielding MSEELRLRILSAIVLAIIVLGATWIGGVYFAVLAVIIAALVYYEWTRITDAPAKDPEAYWVGWVAMALIGADILAEQGMDGWNEYLWSAVALVFVYALFRAKNRWNPAGIVYAGLTGISLAEIRGDDFMGFIAMIFIFAVVWGTDIAAYFTGRAIGGKKLAPSISPGKTWSGAIGGAVAAVVFGSLVVLCYMKSVSAWIVGLALVLSVFSQIGDLFESFMKRRYKVKDSSHLIPGHGGVMDRIDGLVFACSGAFILKMLLSSWNHGVGAFILGAISQ